AATCTGGCCCTCCAGGCAGAGTTCCCTTCTTAGTTGCAAAGTTAGTTTCTTGCCTGTGGTCTGGATCTAAGGGGGATCCCAGGGAAGTACCTGTGTTGGGGTGGGTGTCCCCGGGGTGCTCCCATCTTTCTCTTAACCGTGCAGAGTTGGAacccctcatctgtaaagtgggaataacacCCCTGCCTTGTCCATCCCCCAAACCCCCCGTGTGGGGACTGGAAAGAGATGGTGCCATCTGAGGAAGAAACAGGCACAGGTGGCAGGCAGGGGGTGCCCAGGGAGGAGGCGGGAGACAACAGCCTCACCCTGGgctttgtccctttctctccctctttctagaAGTCCGTTCAGAATTCGCTCAGATCGACACGTCCAACCCAAACTGTGTTGTAATCGCAGATGCAGGAGACAATTTTTCTTATCAGAACATGAACAAAGCCTTCCAGGTGCTCATGGGGCTGGAGAATCCGGTGCTCATCTCGCTGGGAAAGGGGTAGGTCAGCTCCGGGGACGGATGCTCCTGGGCCTCTGACTTGCGGCACGAAGTAGGGTGCAGAAACGTGGGTGCGGGGTGGGCGCAGGGTcacttccttttccctccctccctttccttgccttttcccgtcatgtccttcctttcttttcatcatttttgagaaaatctgAGTCTGCAGGAGCTGGTTGGTCAGGCTTCCCCGTGGGCCTGGGGTTTGTAGGCTGAGGGGTCGGGGAGGGTCATTGCGGACGGTCACTGCCCAGTGTTCATCATCCCAAGTTTAAAGTCGAGAGCAGGAAGGTGTGTTTACACAGGACacagccccaggcattgagggaTTGTGCCGAGGGGACACCTCTGTAGTGACAGGCCTGTGTACCTGTGGGCTGCCCTGATCCAGGCCCCACATCTCTGGGTGCAGAGCCTGGCCTTTGTCAAGTTGCGATGACGGGACCATCATTTTTGTCTGAgcctttagcatttcttttcttttaaaaaagcacgTTGGTTATTATTTTCTTAACCTCCTTTACCAACCACATGGTCATTGAAGAAAAATGAGAGCAAACAGGTGagccaaggaaagaaaatgagaagtacCTTCAGTCCTGAGGCACGAGAGCCACTGCTGACATTTGGGTgtgtgcgccccccccccccccccggtggttTCCTGCGCATGCGCAGGCCAACCACCAGCGAAGGGCGTGTTTGCGTCAGCCGCACGCTTCACCTAGTTCGAGCACCTGTTTTATATCGCTCAGCAAACGTCATTTTGTCAACAACTTTCCATGCAAGAAACAGATAGCTCTGTGGCCCGGCTGCCCCTCACGTGGTTATCCTGCGGTGCCCGTAACCGCTACCCGCTGGTGGACGTGGTTTCTGACTTCCTACCAAAGTACGGCCGTGACGAGCCCCTTCGCATTTCAGATGCGGTGCGTTTGTGAGCCTCCTGATGCCGGGCTGCTCTCAGGAGAGCTGTGCAGACTTACTGTCCTCCACGGAAGCAGCACCAGGCTTTCAGAACGCCGGGCTCTCCACGGTGCACGGACCCTGGAGCCCACCCCCGTTTCTCCTGCAGCCCAGGAGGTCCACGCCATCTCCAGGGAAGCCCTTCCCAGTGGAGGTGCTTCTGATGACTGAGGACCCCTTGCCTCTACCTGCCGAAGGGGGCCAGCTCTTCAAACAGACAAGGGAAGGACTTTTTATCTGGCCACCAGCCATTGCTGAGCATTTTATGTACTCCAAGTTGCTTAATTCCGGCCACAATCCTGTGGGTTGTAGATGGTTTTGTTGCCATTTGGCAGGTGGGCATATGGAGAGGCCCACGGAGATGCAGTAAGTGCCGACGGGGCCAGGAGTGCCACCCACAGCCTGTGCTCGTCACCTCTAGGCAACATTCTAGAGCAGATGTTTGGCCCACATaagaccttaaattttttttgagaatgtgTATAAAAATTGGGAGATTTGCCCTGGCTgcctggctcagttggttggaatatcatcccaatgtgccaaggttgcgggttcgatccccggttagggcacattgattttttttctctctctctcccccttcctctctctaagatcaataaataaaaaattttcaaaataaaaatggggagattttacataaaatatctagaattctggattctttagaaaaaaagcaTTAGATCTGACAGCCCTGGTCCCCATGTCCCCAAGCACACAGAAGTTTAGCCGAAGCCACTACCTTGTCAATTCCAGTTCACAGACCCCCACCACTTCCTATcgtccccttctccccacttcagaGTCAGTTGTCTTTATCTTGTATCGTTTGTACACATAGTAAGGAAATATTTCTTCATGGCTATGTtgctattaaaataaacaaaaggaatcttaagaaagaaaagagtggatTGATTTCTTTTAGGAACTAGAACTATTCTAGTGTGTTTATCATACAAATAAAATGTGTTCTGTATTAATTAGTAAGtgttctccagaaaaacagaaccaacagaatgtacatatatatatatatgagagagagagagagagagagagagaggaagagaggatgggagagagggagattgaTTGAGGAGACTAGGTAAATTCAGAACCTTCAGGGCAAGCCAGCAAGCTAGAAACTCAGGGGGGAGTTTCATTTAAGTCCAAAGGCAGATTTGTTCTTGCTCAGGGAGGTCTGCCTTTGCTGTATTGAGGTCTGCtactgattagatgaggcccacctTGTGGAGGGCAATCTGTTTTACTCACAGTCCACTGATTGAAATGTGAATCTCATCCAAGAAGCACCCTctcagaaacatccagaataatgtttgacatATAAAAGTAACAGCCACTAACTGTCCTTTTGTAACCTTACAACCTTCTGCAATTTAGGTCACTGTAGACCACAGAGCCTGGCTTGCTTAACTCATTTCCTTTTGGGCTTGGTCCTTTGGGCATCCCTAAAGTTACAGACCCATCTCTAGAAAACAACATAATATAGAAACTCTGTTATAACTCATttatgttaaaacatttttttctttaaaattgtctttaaatTATGCCAGATTATGGGTAGTAGTCAGAATAGATATGTTtttgaaaaagagggaaatatatGGACTCCATTGCTTTTCCTTGTAATTCGGGAACAGATCCAAGAGCAGGTGTATTTGTATTACAAAGACACCCTTTGCGGGGGTCTCTAGCTGAGGGGGCTCTCTGACTTGAGTTAGGGGTAGGACGCTCAGaacggagaaaaaggaaccgacAGTGTTCAGGCCAAGGTCACAGCTTCTGGGGACAGTCCAGAGATGCATGAAGAGCTGCCGTCCTGACCGAGTGGGGGTTACTGATGGTGAGGGCCCGTCCTCCACGGGTGGAGGGCTTTCGAGCGGCGCCCCGAAGGAGGCGGGACGGTGGGCGCATTGGGACAGACCGCCCTGCTCCGGGAGACAGAGTGATTTACTTCGGGCATCTGTTTGGACCGAGAGTGGGAATTGCCTTTGTAATTTCTCCTGTCATGCCGCCATCAGAAAATTAAGCTGTTTACGCGCCAGACTATGGAAGGTTAATGGCTCTTGTGGGAAAGGTCAAGTGATCATTTTGGAGGGAGGCTGTGCTGAATAATCGAAGGAGAAGAACAAAGCATACAATCTATCTGACGGCCTCTCTCGCTCCTTCCCGCTGCTCCGGCGGCCGCCTTGCTTGTCTGCGGCTGAACACCCGGGACCCAGCCGGGCCTGCTGATAAATACATCAAAATCTTTCGTATTTGGGGAATAGCCTGAGCttttatatttccaaaaaaaattaacttaggtCCTTGTATTTACTGTCTCTCTAAAAACGTTTTCAGCTAGCAGACGGCCTTCAAGACGCCTTCTGGTTTTCTTGAAcgagtaagaaataaagaaaaactctgAGCACTCTAAAGACAAGCCcagattcagttaaaaaaaaaaaaagaaatattaagattttttaattttgattttggaAGTCCGTTTTGTCTTTAGACTGTAAAAAGTCATGTAATGAGGACAAGATTTTCttttcgttttatttttttaaattgcagcttacagtattattttgtattggtttcaggtgcaaAAGACACAGGGTTTTAACTGTATTTCAGActgcattttcagtttttttcctccCATTGGGACTGAATTTAAACTGAAGCAAGTCCAGATCTCTGTCTTTTTGAGAGGAAGGTTTGGGGGGGGTGTAAGATGGGCAGGATGCTGTGCCCTGTGGCTGTCCTCGGCGGTTCCCCGATGGGGAGGGGCTCTGGCTCCCACTTCCCCCAGCCAGGCCCGGGCCCTGGGCCAGAGGCCCTCAGAACCCTCAGCTTTGAACAGAGCAGGGCCTGCTGCAGCGGGTAGCATGGCTTTGTCATTCTTTCCTTGGGCTTCTGGGTAAGCCACTGCCTCCTTCTTCCCTGTCCACAGCAGCCATCAGGCAGAGGGTGAGGGGACGAGGGGATGGCTCTCTGGGCGCCTGGCCAAGGCCATGCCCGGAGCAGTTCTGGCCCACGGGGTCTTCAGCGGGGTGCTGCTGGTTGATTCTGAGAGGCCCCCAGGCCTGAACACATCGAGTTCCTGGGAGGAAGCCTGGTCTGGGAGTGTCCCCCAGTTCTACAAAGGGCAGTGAGGAGGCTGTGTCCTAGATGCCTGGGGGACAGAGTTGATGGGGTCAACCACAGTGGCTGCAGGCCCAGTGCCCAgcatttcccctccccccagccagaCTTCGCTTTCCTCTGCCATGCCTTCCAGCTCTGGGCCCAGCTAGGGAAATGCTCCTCTTAAGGTAGTTGATCAAAGAACTGGGAAAATAAAAGGGAACTTCTCAAAGGCTATGTAAATGTAGAATACCTGCCTACATCCCGGGCTTACGACAAGTGCAATTACAGACCTCTAAGCCTGTGTTTTTGGGTCACCCTTTAAAAGGGGGAGCATTTGTAGGTCCTGACTCGGTAAGCAGGTGGCAGTTCTCTCGGGCTACCAGGCGCCTTCCTGAATGTGTGCAGTGTCCCTGTGCGGTAGCTCTTAGACCACAGAGCCTCGGACGCTGGTGACGAGGCCTTGGGGTTCACTTGGTGGCCAGTGAGTCCCGTCACAACAGGAGATGCCCCCATGGCTTCAACAAATGGGCTCCAGGCTCTGACTCCGCCTGATGGGGGGTGGGTGGCAGAGAACCAGCCCTTGTCAGTGCTCAGGGTTTGGCTGAAGCCCTATAGCCCCACTCACATCGGCCCACAGGCTACTGAGGCCGCCATTCAGAACCAGAGGGGAGAGGGCTTGCCCCAGCTCCACCTGCCTGCGAAGTGAAGGGATGCTGGCGGGCAGCACGGGCTCCTGGGCCTTCACCACCTCAGCAGGGCAGAGAGGGGCCGGCAGAGTCCTGGGCAcagcagggcaggaggaagggcGGCTCCCAGGGAGCTGGCTCAGTTCTTTCTCTCACTTCAAATAGGCAGGGAACAGGCTCCAGCGCCCCACACTGGGAAGACCCGTGTtcaccctctcctccccagctCGTATCCTATGGCCTGTTCCTCATGCTCAGCGTGGGAGATGGTTGTTGGCTGTGACGTTCTCTCATTTCCTTCGAGCAGTCTCTGCGTGCTAGGCAGCCCTTAGAACTTTGCATGCGTTATTTAGTTCAGACCTCAGTACCATCCATGAAGTAGGTACTTGGGGGTTTTTTggtccattttatagattaggaaactgaggcccagagggcttAAGTCCCACAGTGAAAAAGAAGTGGAGAGAGCCTTTGAATGCTGAAGCCAGCGTGCTTCCTTCTTTGGCCCTGGTGCACCTGTGGTTGAATGTCTCCCGAATTTGAAGGGCAGGGGAAGGGTGACTGACGAGGTGTGTCTCCCGAGAGCCTGGCCCTCTCGGTCCCCAGGGAAGACTTCTCATGACAGCCTCAGGCACCCATGGAACCCGGCATGTCTGGGGCTAATCGGAGATGCGGCAGGGTGTCCTGGAACTAATGGAGTTTTCTTCTTCAGGCAGCAATTAGGGGTTAATTATTAGTAATTAGGGGTTCACCACATGCTCTGTGGGCCTGCTGTCCTCTCGCAGAACACAGGCCTCTTGTCTTCCTCTGAGTTAGCGACTGGCTCCATCTGCCCCTCGGGTCTCCCGTTAATCACTGTGGCAGGGTCCCCACAAAGCTGGCAGCAGGGGGCCATGCTGACCAAGCGCTGTTAGCCCACGGTGTCGCCAGCCCAGCTGTGGTGGCTGGCCACTGGTCATTCTCAGCATGGCCTCTGGACTGACCTCACCCCTGACACGGCTCTCTAGAAAGGACGGGGCAGCCTCCCTTGACCCTTCCCGGAGTCTGGGCTCAGCTCACCTGTTCCTTCTGCTCTTTTCTAGACGCTACTACAAGGTGACCTCTGGCCTGATGCTGGATGTCGGCGGCTACATGAAGGCACTTGAGGTACTGGCCCTGGGTCTGTCCCAGCCCTCAGTGCTGCTCCTGGTCTTTTGGGAGAAGGGGTGTGCCCAGTGTTCAAAtgccttttatgtttttttcaaagTGTAGGCCTCCTTTCTGGGGCGCCATGCCAAGCGCCCCTGGCTCAGGAACTTGACCTCCCAGCTGCCCCGGTCACTCGGTTCCTCCTGTCACTCCCATTCCTGCACACCCCCTGTATTGACCTGGCAGGCCCTCCCAGCGTGCTCTCTGCTGCTCTCTCCTCTTGGACTCTGGCTTTGGTATCTGTGGGGACCATCCGCCTCATGTCTGACCCTGGTCACCGGCAGCAGCTTGAGCTTGACATGTCCTAACTGGACTCATTTCTGACTTCCTCCCCCCTCTTTGAAGGCCAGGCCCAGATGGAGCTCCCCAGCGTCCCTCTGACCCACACCTGGTCAGCTGTCCCTGGCCTAGGCTCCTGCCCCAGGTCAGCGCCTGTCACTGCCCACCCTAGCTGCCATGTCGGCTCCTGCCAACCTGCACTTGATGGGAGGGACGTGCAGACAGGAAGTGGCGCCCTGGGTGTTCTCCCCGGGAGGGGCTGTGATGGAGctggggtgggcaggggaggggcggggagaagCGAGAATACAAGGGGAACATGGGTCAGGATGGCCCGCATGGTGCCTTGTGACTTTGCCAGCTGTGGGCCACCTCTTATTGCAGTTGGGTGTTTGAGCAGATGGCTGGGCACCCGGTGGTGGGGGCCCTGAGCATCCCGGGCAACCCGATGGGGCGCCACCACCCTCTTACCTGTCACGTGTCTCCCGGCTCCTGAGTCCTGTCCCTTGGAGGCCCCTGGCTCATGGACGCATGTGTGGGTGGTGGTCTTCCCCTGGTTCCTCAGAGGGAGGCCTTCCCTGTGGGTCAGGTGGGTGCTCTCCTGATGGTCTGTCCCAAACCCACGCTGTGGCCTTCTCTCTGCCAGTACGCCTGCGGTGTTGAAGCTGAGGTCGTGGGGAAGCCTTCTCCTGAGTTCTTCCAGTCTGCCCTGCAGGAGATGGGGGTTGAGGCCCACCAGGTAGGTGGCCCTCACTGAGTGGGGGGGACGCAGCTGTGTTGGGAGGCCCCAGACCCTCAGGCAGGGGCTGCCAGGGGCTTTGAGGGCTCAGGCAGCCTTGTGGGCGGGGCGGCCACGTGTGGACTGCCCACCATGAGGGCTGATATGTCTggatggggcgggggagggggagagagcagaggaggcccCCTGCATGAGTTAACCTGTTACATTAGTTTCAGTACAAGAGTGGGAAGTATGAAGGCCAATGGCCAAGAAGCGCCCAAAAAGATGTTCCGCCTCATGAGCTGTTAGGGAAATGCCAACCAGAACAATAGCGAGGTCCTGCCTTGCGCCCACTTAGGTGGCCATAAtgatccaaacaaacaaacaaacaaacaaactgaagcCCCAGACAATCTCACGTGTCGGTGAGGACATGGAGCAATGGGAACCCTCATGTAGGAATACTGCTAGGGATGGGACAGGGAGCAGCCACCAGTCaaacacagaattaccatatgacccagcggTCCCGCTCctgagtatatatccaaaaggACGGAGAACAAGTGTTCAAATAAAAACTTATACGTGGATATTCATAGCAGCAgcattcacaacagccaaaagataCGTAGAAACAAGGCAGATGGTCAGCAGCAGATAAATATGGGTCAACAAAACAGGGTATGACCACACAATGGAGTATTTCAGccagaaaaagaatggaatgCTGGTCAGCGCTGTCATGTGGGAGGAAGACAGGGTATATGAACGAAGCCAGTCACGAAGGCCACGTTTCATAAATGATGTTCATATGAAACGTCCAGAACAGGCGAATCGTAGGGACCTGAAGTAGCTCAGCGGTTGtggagcatgggggtggggggtggctgttTAATGGGCATGAGGCCTCCTTTTGGGGACAAAAATGTCTGGAGCGtgttagtggtgatggttgcacaacattgtgactGTACCTGATGCCCTGATTTGAAACTTTAAAATGGCTCCGTGGGTAAATCTGatgtatattttaacacaatGAGGAAAACCCCCACACACCTGCCAAAATCAACAATAATCCCTTAGTATTATCTAATAGCaagctatacacacacacacacacacacacacacacacacacgtatatatatattttttactatacCAATCCATACTGAAATTTCCATCTCAGGAATGAATGTTCTTTTATGTTGATTTGTTTGAGTCAAGCCCAAACCAGGTCTTTACTTTTCTTGCATGGGCTGTTTTGTCTCTCTTAAATCTCTTTTTAACTTGTTATCATGAGTCATCTCAACTATCTGTGCAGATAGAGAGGACAGCATAACAAGCCCCCCGCCCGTGCCCATCACCGAGCTTCAGTAATTATCCACTAATaaaccacatttaaaaattatctttaacttTTCTTTATGAAGTAATCTCACATTCACAAAAAAAGTTGCAAGAACAGTAAGTACAGAGAATTCCCCTATGTTATGAAACCAACTTCCCAAACGCTTATGTCTCTAACATAGCAGTCCTAGAACAATGATAAGTTACCACCGACACAAGACCATTGATTAACCTAGAGACTGTCTGCAGATGCCACCAACACCTGTTTGGGCCGCTTACATTAGTAGCTGCGTGCCCTAGTGTTCAAGACTGGGCATTTTGTAagaatactggccagtttgtgtGTAGAGAATGTCACTCAGTTTGGTGTTCCCTGATGTTTCCTGATGATTCAATGTTAGGTTGTGCGTTTTGGCAGGAATCTCACAGAAACACTGCTGTGCCCGCCCTCTGGGCACATCGTGTTACAAGGCCGGTGATGGCTCCTTGTCCACCGTTTCTGGTGGTGTTCTCTTTGACCCCCGTTGGAGGTGGGGTTGCCAGGGCTCTCCACTGCCAAGTTACTATTGGTCCCTCTGTAACTAATAAGCATCTTGTGGGAAAGGACTTGACACTCTGTAAAAAgatcttctctttttattcttttctctcctaCTTGTAGCATCCGTTGATAATTCTTACTTCAAACAGTGGATCACTGCTGTTTCCCAAACCAGTGTTTCCTCTCTATTTAGTTTAGTCATTGGACCTGACTGGAAGGGAGAGctgtcctctctctcccattTACTTACTTCTTCCATCCTGGACTCAGAACATTTGTTTCCTTTCATGAGTTACAGCCCGTTTCTGCTGTTATTCTGTTGCTCAGGTATTTGGCTGTCGGGACCCCTTCCAAAATTTAGAGCCACGTGTTTAATCTAtacccccccaccctcacccctagATTATTTTGAATCAAATCCCAGAGAGTCTATCActtcatctgtaaatatttccCTGTCTTTAAGAagcaggaattctttttttttaaaacataggtAATGCCACCATCACATCCAAGTAATACTAACAATAAATCCTTGATCTCATCAGATATCCAGTCATTGTTCTCAGTTCCCTAATTGTTTTATAGATTTCGTCTGGATCAGAATTCAAAGGAGGTCCTTGCGTTGTGATTGGTTCATGTGATTCTTCAGTGTTTTCTTTGTAACCCATCACTTCccgccctccccttccccccttttgTTTCCCTCCTAATGTTGGGAAGAAGAAACCTGGTTGTTGGTTCGGTAGTGTCCCACACGTCGGTTTAATTGACCTCAGTGGTGTCCCTTCCCGTGCTCCCCTGTCCCCTGTTTTGCACTGTTTACTGGTAGTGGAACTTGGAAGCTTGGGGAGAGTTCAGTGCAGTTTTTTTGGTGGCTACCCGCTAGCCCACCAGTGGGccggagggaccaggttgaccagcactgcaaaagtgggcggtttatatagaaaggttcgccatcacggcgaGCTGGTGGAATAGAACATCCGCTTGTCTCTCTCCGTGGTGTTTGCCGCTGCTGCCGATGACTGGTGCCCAGGTCCAGCCTTTCCTTTAGGGCTGCAGAATGGGGACTTCTTCCCATTCCTCTTCTTCTCACCATTCCTCTTCCATTGTTTCCTCTGGTTACTTCTCTTCGTACGAGAACTTCTCATCAACTGTTTTTGTTACCTTGAGGTTCAGTTCATACTAGACACTCCAGACAATCGCCTGTTTCTTTCCCGTAGTCATTCATTTTCACACTAATAATGAGTTGACTCTCCAACACCCTCCCAAGGTGACAAAggagatttaaaaatacatatttcatgCCTTGGCtgactagctcagttggttagggcattgtcctgatataccaacattgtgggttcgattcctggtcagggcacatccaagaatcaagcagtgatgcataaataaagtggagcaacaaactgatgtttcccaccacccccccatccccacctctctctctaaactcaatcaataaaaaaattttaaacacatataccattataaataaatagatggaaATACATTTGATGTGTTCCAATCCATTGCAGTTATATATCTTATTGATGTTTGAAGTATTTCTTCTGTGACCGTGGGAGGCTTCAGGTTGGCGTCTGAGCCTTCTTGCCCTGTCCCAGGCCTCAGGCTCTGTGCTCCCTGTGATCACAGGATGTTCCACAGCTGCCTTGCACACTTCCTGGGCTCCACCACCCTCCCAAGGAGCCATGCCAACCTGCAGTGGGAAACTGTATTTAGAAACCATAATTGGGACATGACCGGTTCTCATTACTAAGGTTGGTCATCATGACTAAGCCCCTTTAGTCAACAGGGCTCAGAAAAAATATGTCTAGAAGCATGAGATGCCCTGTGAGCTCATTCTGAACCCTTCAATGCAGATTCAGGCCCTGTCAGTTTCTACTCGGTCTCATCCATTTTCTATCCGCATTTCCTTTCTTCGTGTCAAAACTCCTGGCTCTCAGAAAACTGACATAAACAACCGTTGGCTTTAGTCCATGGTACATAATACACCCAAGAGTCCTGACTCTCAGAACCATGCTGTGTGACGGAAGGCTGGCCCACGAGGGTGGGTGCCTCACCAATCCTATAGGGCCACCGAGGACATCAGGGACACAGGGTCACTGATGACTGATGGTTGAATAGGAGGACCCTGATGACCGCCACCAGTGAAGGTGTCTTCAGCTCCCTCCAGAGAGTCACCATAGTTTAAAGCCTCTGGGAATAGTCTCTCTCTGTGTGGTATGCCACCAACAGGAActtctttgaatttgttttgctCCTAATTTTTAGGGAATTGGTTTTTCAACATCTAAATCAGTGGTAtagttatgtaaaaatatttaagtggtTCCCAAATGAAATCCACAAAACAGAATAGACTCTAGCTTCTGTCCTTTCCTCCTGGGGTCCTCCTACCTGTCTCTCAGGTGGTGGccacttttataaatgttttggcTTACCGTTCCATTTTCAAAGGTATAAACaactatgtgtatatatatatacacacatatgtatatgtatatatatataatcctaataatatatgttctatatattatataataataagagTATATAGTCATACTCATAGGATCAATTCAAGAGAATAAACTCTAAAAGTACTGTCACAGAGTGGGAGGGAGGCTAGTGTCGTAACGCGGGTTAAAAAAACAGTATTTAGAATTACATGAGCGGTAGGGTCACAGCTCTCTCACGCAACACCCCCtccacaacaaacaaaaaagaagacacTGTTACTGCCTAAGAAAATAAGCCCAGAGGAGCCGAGTACTGAGGCGTTACCTTTGCTTGTATTTGGGTAGTCCTGCTCGGTGATACCCCTCCCCCACGCCCTCTGCTTGTTGTTTTCCTCTGTTTGGCACTTTTCAGTTATTTTCACTACATTCTGGATGAGAAACTGCCCTCCCCATGCCCTGAGAGGCAGCTGTGGCCctttatggggggtgggggagagtaaTCTGGGCTTCTCACCGGGGGTGCCGAGCTGCAGGCTCTCAGGTCTGGGGTCAGGGGTGGGGTCAGGAGTTGGGATTCCTGGCCGGTCAGCTGCTGAGGCTGTAGCCGCGGGCACCAGTGGCCCTGGTAGCTACGGACTTGTTTTCTCTGGTAGCTCTGAGCACACGTGGCAAAGCGGAATTTCTCATGTTATCATTcggtctccccccccccatttgttcTAAAACGTTGGTCAGTATGACCTGAGCCTCCAAGGTACACATGTCTTTACAGCGGTATTTCAACATGAGGCCGTTGCAG
Above is a window of Saccopteryx bilineata isolate mSacBil1 chromosome 7, mSacBil1_pri_phased_curated, whole genome shotgun sequence DNA encoding:
- the LHPP gene encoding phospholysine phosphohistidine inorganic pyrophosphate phosphatase isoform X1 — protein: MATWGERLAGVRGVMLDISGVLYDSGEGGGKPITGSVEAVARLQRSGLKVRFCTNESQKSRKHLVAELRRLGFDISEGEVTSPPPAACLILKKRGLRPHLLVHDEVRSEFAQIDTSNPNCVVIADAGDNFSYQNMNKAFQVLMGLENPVLISLGKGCGAFVSLLMPGCSQESCADLLSSTEAAPGFQNAGLSTVHGPWSPPPFLLQPRRSTPSPGKPFPVEVLLMTEDPLPLPAEGGQLFKQTREGLFIWPPAIAEHFMYSKLLNSGHNPVGCRWFCCHLAGGHMERPTEMQ